One part of the Plasmodium yoelii strain 17X genome assembly, chromosome: 13 genome encodes these proteins:
- a CDS encoding PIR protein: MDDDICLNFDLLRVYLPDNLEEKPSGFFNDFGSVNNYCPNSYCNTDLDKITAGFLLLFEKNCSKFKNTNSDENNTNAIFLYIISWLSYKLNQITGHSFTKVSDFYTEYVNNQTYTNLILNANKCTNIKDIINKKSDLLNINIQEMAKFYEPFKLLCSMYDNATRNIYDNTLSDNAIHFLNKYTDLNDYYNIEDTIHSKILYALLTDYNKLKTKCANRTTNPIQLPSLPTGRATKSFLRNSSMQISVIPMTFIFFGLIIYLGIVYKRSSFDFRKMIQKLNLRIKKIKRKISH, translated from the exons ATGGATGATGATATA TGTTTAAACTTTGATCTTTTGAGGGTTTATTTACCTGATAATTTGGAAGAAAAACCGTCAGGCTTTTTTAATGATTTTGGTAGTGTCAATAATTACTGCCCTAATAGTTACTGCAATACCGATCTCGATAAGATTACGGCTGGATTCTTAttgttatttgaaaaaaattgttctaaattcaaaaatacaaattctgatgaaaataatactaatgcaatttttctatatattatttcatgGTTAAGTTACAAATTAAATCAAATCACAGGCCATAGTTTCACTAAAGTAAGCGATTTTTATACTGAATATGTAAATAATCAAACTTATACTAATCTTATACTAAATGCTAATAAATGTACAAATATTAaggatataataaataaaaaaagtgatttgttgaatattaatattcaaGAGATggctaaattttatgaaccattcaaattattatgtagTATGTATGATAATGCTACAAGGAATATATATGACAACACACTATCAGATAATGctattcattttttgaataaatatacaGATCTCAacgattattataatattgaaGATACCATACATAGTAAAATATTGTATGCTTTATTaactgattataataaattaaaaactaAATGTGCTAACAGGACTACTAATCCTATACAATTACCAAGTCTTCCAACAGGAAGAGCAACAAAATCATTTTTACGAAATTCATCTATGCAAATTTCAGTAATTCCAatgacatttattttttttggatTAATCATCTATTTAGGAATTGtatataag cgTTCATCATTTGACTTTAGGAAAATGATTCAAAAACTCAATTTaagaatcaaaaaaataaagaggAAAATAAGTCATTAA